The window gtttttttcaaatctgTTAGGAATACTGACAACAGTGTCTAACTTTTGTTACCACTGTTTCAGATAAAAGTCTGTGAAACGTGtcagcacacagagagaaaTAAGAACCAGTCGAGAACTATTCGGCCAATAAAAGTGGATGCACCTTGGGAAATTGTCGGGATTGACACGATAGGTTTTTGCctcagttcattttaaaatattctctTTGATTATGTCTGCAAGATCATTTCTTTCCACAGATGTTAGGCTGACTGTGTGGTTTGTCTCTCCTCTTTGTCAGGGGCATTGCCAGAGACCCAGAGAGGCAACAAGAATGTCACGGTGGTGATTGATTACTTCACTAAATGGCCAGAGGCTTTCCCAGTGCAAAAGACAGATGTTGCCTCGGTTGCAAGATGCATCTCTAAATGCATATACAGGTTGAAAACAACTTATTTGCAGACCATGCACATGAGCAAAATTACCAAGAATTAAATACCTACAGTGGTGCTTTTCAGCCTGATGCTGATCTTTGCTCTGTTTTTAATCAGGTTCGGTGCTCCTAAAATGATAGTTTGTACACAGAATGCTGACTTCTGTGATAAGGTGagactacagcagcagaatcGTATAAAATAATAAGATTGAGAACAGTAGGTCAACACTACGGAGGCATGTTTTGATCttgatttttaattttctaGGTGACAAAGGTGCTGTTTGAAAGGTGGAGCATCACACAGAAGGTCTCTCCTGTGGACCAGCCTCAGCTCAACCCACTCCACGACTGCACAAGCCCTCTGTTGAAAGAAGCCATACTGCAGATGGTGTCGGAGAAGCAGGCAGAATGGGATGATTTTCTCGACCCTGTGCTGTTTCTGTTCAGGACATCCACCAACCCCACAACAAAGTTCACTCCTTACTCTCTCATGTTTAACAGGACAGCCAGTTTACCAAATGAGGTGAGACTGCAGGAGATAAGTGAGCTCTAAACACCTGATTGGTTTGCCATTCCTCAAACATAATTTCCTTTCATGTAGAACGCAGCAAGTCGGCTGAATCGTGACGAGCCGGAGCAGGATGTGTACTCTACGAAGGAGAAGGCCTCTGCGTACATGAGTGTCATTCAGGAGCAGCAGAACTCTGTTAAGCAGCTGGTAATTctcatcattttcttctgtcttcCTTAAGTGAAAATGGATGCTGGTGATCGAGTGTGCGATCGCACGAATCCAGGCAGAGGTCAGGAAGTCTGTTATAAAACAATAGTTGCATCCTAATGAAGttgtgtgcaaaagtcttgagccactaaACATTTCCTTATATTTTGCCAACAAGGAGCCAGATAGTCTTGTCATTTTCCTAACGTGGTCTTGAACAGCAGTTCCCCAGGCTCTGATCATTCTTCACTCATTGTCAGTTCAGCCCTTGTACCTGAATATTTGCAGGGGATTGGTTTCTGTTATGTTAAGCCACTTagcactgatctgtgaatcACTCAAGCATAAACAAAATGCagctaactcaagggatgagtCATTGTTGTGTCcgcacataacagacaacttggcAAAGAATCAACTTTAAATTGTACCTATAGGTACTTTGTTACTAGCTGTctgttgcaaaaacacacaatttgTGCACTCTTCTTTAGTTGCCAAAGATAACGCCTTTGACAGATgtgaaatagtatttttgcaccactAAGATGACTGACAAAAACTTGGCATATGTGGACAtgttgtgcagtgtgtcctaAGGAAACGGGACAAGTGGACGACAAACGATGTGGcaggaatgaaaacaacaatctACAATAGATGAACCGTATGAGAAAAGTCATGTCTGTAAGAATTAGAAAAATATCCTGCAAAGTTCTGACAGAAAATCTAAGACATGTGTCTGACCCATCTAACGATCACTGAAACCTGTTCAGAAATTATCTCAGTGGAACGATGACTGACAGGAAGCTATTGTTAAGGAGGGGAAatggggagaaaaggctgaggaaTGCCAAATtccacaagaactggactgcaGATAAGTGGCAGCAAGTCTTTTGGAGTGATAGATCCAAATTTAAAATCGTAattagtagagatggaccgatccaatattacgtatcggtatcggtccgatactgacctaaattactggattggatatcggagagaaataaaaaatgtaatccgatccattaaaaaccacgaaagcacctcacaaaacttgcgacatggcgtaactcagctcataacctcagcacgtcggagcagtgtgctcacgtgatagagcggctgtgcaAGACCTGTCGGAggtctggttgagcatttgtagcctcgctaccaaaccggcatttcatctccgaggaagtgatcccagagagaagtaaaggaagtgtgtaagttcatctttgaatatttgtaaagcattcccgcgttaaacttaacaaccgatatgtggagcgactgcctcttctctccccctccctctcctgctgctacttcaatcatgaaactgatcaatgatcagctgatcggatTTTCTGTCACGActctgtctctcttgtttgtttttggcccacttcgcaccagaaagaggaaaccagcagctgaacaacatcagcacgtttaagcttgataagctgttgttagaatttattcattattactttctacaccaggatccttttctacgtagctgacggctgtaactgtgcaggggcggatctagcaaagttttgctagggggcaggtagggcgtTAACAGAGataagggggcacaaagaaatacttttctttcttattctcatttaaaatgtctagcttttaataaataattatctgaatcttacaaccaaagttttaatctgatgtaaaatatatagaagtccattactgtatatagtaactattaagtctaatataccctagtaagctatagtactttttcctttcggaaggtaccatctgtgcagtctgcactTCTGTTgtagaaagatgttgaatctatttaataattgtggaaaaataattgatttcagtgcttttttttttttttttacacgtgcgttaaattaaagttgattaagTCGATTTAGCAAATTAAACTGATCTATTAGAGAATCACATTATAACATCCTCCATAATCTCTGTTATTAGCCTTAAATTAAGTGACAGCAAACGTGCATGGAAGCTCATTTGGTTTTTGTCTCTTTTATCCTTTGGTTCCATGTTCAGGTGTTAGCCAATATGAATGCAGCCTACAAACAAGAGAAGAAGAATGCCAAGCGTAAGTCACACAACATGTCCCCAGTGACCTTTAAAGCGGCAGACCCCATGTTTTCTCCAAGAGAAGCACCTTCACTGAAAAAAGTGAAAGAGGAGCGTTTGTATTTGACTTTTCCCGTTGAGACGGTGCTGGCCACCGAGCAGAGCAGCTCAGAGGATGTAAAGACTGAGTTAGTGTATCACTTGGCTGAGTCCGATGTAAACTGAGAAGGGTGTAGGTGCAGAAGATGTTCCGGATGTTGGTGATACTCTGGTCAGTGCAAGGCACCAAAGGTACCTGAATTATCTGGAATTTCATCCGGAATCCAACCAGCGGCCCACATCTTCTTTTACGCCCACACTCTTTTCCCCAATGAACTGTTGTTTCTCCTGAAAATCATCTTAacttattttcattttgcagtACTATAAAGGTATTTGTACCTTTTATTTGCTAAAATACTTTACAAATAAAGGTGTTGTTTCATTTATGTATACTAGATGTGTAGTTATTATTAAAGCCTGACCAATTTGTCAGTGGAAAATTGTTATCCGATCATCACTCATTGATATCGGCATTTACAACAACAGATAAATGAAAATTTaagaagtaaaaaaagagaagagagaaacaCCCTTTCACCGTGTTACGAGTGTCGATATTGCattgtttgtccaccagagggcactctaTACCTTGTTGCAAGAGTTCCTGgtgatttaaaatgtatatcATCTTTGAAAAATATGCTGGCTCTACTGCACATCACACAaactacaaaaacaaatgtctcacTGAGCTAATAAGTTTATAAATATTCAAATTTGTTGAATTAGTCATAAGTAATAATAGAATTTTGGTTTCTAAACGTGAGCTCAAATAGTAGTTATTTCACTTTAGTTttaatccatccattctcttccacttatccttgtcagggtcGCGGGGTggctggagcccatcccagctaCCACAAGGTACCAGTCTATCacaaggctaacacacagacactcacattcacacctattaccagttaacctaaccccactaactgcatgtctgtggactgtgggaggaaccgGAGTACCCacagagaacccacgcaaactccacacagaaaggccacgTGGTTGATTCGAACTGAAGACCTTGCTGTGAGGGAGCAGTGCTAATCACCCCGCCACCTTGTTGTCTTAGTTTTGATCTCTTCCAATAAATCACAGATATGTATGAAAGTCACAATAATTTCGAGAATTTCTGTTTAATTCACTAAATAACAAAAAGATCACAGTGACTGTAAAGTTGACTTTCACAACCTCAAAAGTCAGTGGACAAAGTAACACAAACACCAAGATTCTTTAAAACTCTGATGCCATCTTTCAGTCTGATATGACCACAGCTGGGAGGGTTTGCTAGGCTTCAGTTGGCTTGAGTTTACCTTAAGAAGCTCTGTGGTGACTCGCATGATAGATGAGATGACCTAAAACCCAATGCAACAACAACCTGTTAGTAAGTCATTAACTTACTGATAGTAATTAACTGATAGTAACTTCATACTTCTGACCCGCCAACCCAGTGATGTCATATTGGTGTCAGATGGCACTGCACATGCTGTAAAAACAGAAGGTTAAAAGACTGATTGTTTTAAATCTAGCTTCACAAACAGAGTGATACATGTTATGTTCCATGTCCACTTTAATGGAAAACTGGGAGGAGCCAAACTGGTCATTTTCAGCGAGACTCTATGGAAACATCCGTAAAGCTAAAAGGAAAGATGTGTCACTCTGTCTTCTTTCCTGTAACTTTAGCCATTTAAAAGCGGGTTTCTGTAGTCTGCAGAACACGAGTGGGCATTCTTTAACCATCAGACGTTATTGGCTTCGTATTCGGGTTAGGGACATGTGAACCTCTTGAGTAGAAAAACACAAGATAGCAAAAAAGATGAACTGGTGGTAGAAACGCTCACTAGTGTGCCGCAGAGAATCACTGCCTGCTCTTAATCTTCTGTAATCTAGACGAGCTTCGATGCCGGCGTCTTCTTGAACGCCGGTATCGAAGTTCATGTATTCGTTACACGAACTTGAGTCAGTTTGGGTTGTAATGCATGTGTTTGAGGACAACATTGAATAAGGAGAGGGGTTTCAGTGAGTTACTGAATGCTGTCGGGGCTGGACAGTGACAAGATTTAACACGGAAGTGTAACGCAACGCAGCTGACCGCCCTCAAGAAGCTAATTCACAAAGCTAGCCAACAATGTAGCAGGATATGTGTTACAGTAATGTTGCGGCATGGCTGGACAATCATTAACAATGTAGTGACGTCCTAAATGCTGGTAGTTGTAATAAGACTACTTGATATTTTCTGTGCAGCTGCATAAAACGGAAAAAGACCGGAAAGAATAACTAAAATAATCCGGTTTTGCTGAGTGTTTGTGTTCTTGTCTGGTGTATGTTTTGAGAAACTTTTCTCACATTTTATTCAAACCGCTGCTGCACTGTAACCGATCATTTCTCAAGCCGCTGTTTGCTGCTTTGTGCCGGTGCTGCTCTCTGTTCTGATAATCAGCATGGGAATCAACGTGGCTGTGGGCTGCATCGTGTCATACGTCCTCCTGGATGTTGTCACCACCACTGTCCTGTACGCACATGGATCACAGCTGAGCACCTTCACAGAGGATGCCCTCAACTTTAATATCCTTCAGTCTGCACTGGACATCTGGGGGACAGTGCTGCTCCGAGCCTCCCTCCTGCTGGGAGCCTCTTTAGGGGTGACATGGAACAAGGTGGACGGCCCGCAGAGGGTTGCTAAATCCACCAGCCTTATTCTCCTCATCTGTCTGATTGTCATCACCTATACACTGGCCAAGCTGCTGATGCTGACTGAGGTGAGCATCAGTCACCAGCCCTGGCTCTTGAGCCTGATATGTTGGACTTGTGCCTCTTCTCTGGGAGTAATGCTGCTctggaggtggctggggaaGGAGCCGGAGTCTGAGAGCAGCAGTAGTGGTAGAGGAACAAGGGGCCGTGAGGACACTGAAAAGCTGGTGGAGACAGTTGGcgaggaggagcaggagttGGGCTCtgagagaaagaaggagaagGACAGCAGCTCGGGGGCCACACTGGGACGCCTGCTGAGCTACTGCAAAAAGGATGCTGAGCTGCTCTCTGTTGCTGTCCTCTTCCTCATCATCTctgctgtgtgtgagtgtcctTAATGTCACATTATTTATTGCTGTCTGTTATAAAGGATTTAGACACACTGCCCCAATGCAACTGACAAAACTGAGTCTGCAGGTTCTGATTACGCTACTCATGCCACGTTACACAACACTTTTTAATTACAGATAAGTGCTATGgtagaaaaacaagtgtgttcTTTTCAATATGTTCCAACTGTTGATGCTTTCTGTCATGGAATTATTAAAAGGACCCCTAACTCGCTCATATGGGTCCCAGTTGCTAAAAGACAAATGTTTTTTGTCATAAAGCCCAAAGATATTGATCAGTATATTCATCTACATTACTAACCAGAAGCCTCagccacctgctgttcaaaccttctgtttcaAAGGactagccaatcagaagaaagttgacTTAAACGGTGCCTGTGCCAAGGCCCTGTATATTAAACGCTAGGTTTCATTTCAACTGTGAAGCATACAAAGCGTCTCTattagagtccaagaataaaaataaaagagctGGAAATGGTATATTTGGTGAATGCCAATAAACGTCTATACCTACATTAATAGGTCAAAGTCATACTAAGTAACTCTAAGGCTCATTATTGTTTGTAACAGTGGGCTGAATGCCAGAGCCTCCAACAGCACTCACGGTTTTATCAGTTTCATCAATTCTTTAATTTATGGAATATcattaaatacacacatttcaTTCAAATCATTTTGGAAGTTTGCTCATTTTCTTTGAAGTACAATATAAAAATTTGAGGTATTTTATGTACTCGTACATCTAAACTATGcatttgtccatccatccattggtTTTGTGCTGCTTAAAAAGCGATTACAGGGGCAACAGTCTGAGCAGAGACGCCTAGAACTCACTTTCCTCCACCTCAGCCTCCAGCTCTTTCACAAGGATATCCCAAACCAGCCAAGAGACATAATTTGTCCAGCATGTCCTTGGTGGGCCCAGGTGTCTCTTTCTTGTTGGGTATACAAGAAAAACTTCATATTGGAGGTGTTCAGGAGGCATCTTAACTAATCTTCCCTTGCCTGAACTGCTCCCCAGGAACTGAGCATCTGAGCTCTAAGGGTGAGCCCAAACACCTCGAGGTTCTGTTCCTAAATGTTAGAAAAACATTTGGGACAAGGGGAGTCCCAAAtgtcccaaaaaacaaaaaacgctcTCACTATGAATGTACAGTGACCTTATTTTTCACTCTGATTTAgaattgaataaaaaaaagcatcgAACATGGAGGTTaccactgttgccgcacagcaagaatgtcctgagttcaattctcCATCAGGCTGTGGTCTTtcagtgtggagtttgcatgttctccctgggtactccggcttcctcccacagtccaaacacatgcagcttgtggggataggttaactgATCAATCTAAATTGCCTATAAGTGttaatgtgagcatgaatggttgtctgtctctgtgtgttggccctgcgacagactggcgacctgtccaggatgtaccccgcctctcgccctatgacagctgggataggctccagcacacCCCGCCACCTTGAAAGGGATAAGcgtaagcgaatggatggatggataaaaaactaattaaataaaattgaatgcTCAAGTTGTCACAAAGCCTTTATGTATGGATCATCAGTTCAACTTagactttaaaaaacattaagTAATGATGACTCTTTGCTTTCAGGTGAGGCTTTCATACCGTACTACTATGGGAAAGCCATAGACAGTATTGTGGTTCACCAAAGCATGGAGTACTTTGCCAAACCTGTGATCATACTTGCAGCACTGGCCTTAGCCAGGTGAGCATCCGCAGTTGTaggttttaatttttgttttttaatgttttgtttacattttgttgTAAATTACACAGAGGAATGCATTCAGCTTATATACTGAGATGATCCTTGGCAAAGCTGCTTGCTTTGTTTAGATGATGACGTGTGTTAAATGCCAAACCACAGAACTGCTTCATGGcagtcttttctctctcctcagTTCACTTGCAATCGGAGTACGAGGAGGTGTCTTCACCCTGACGTTTGCGAGATTAAACCTTCGTCTCAGGAACCATCTTTTCCGAACCTTGATGAGGCAAGAAATTGCCTTTTTTGATGACAATCACACAGGTGATGTTGAACGCGAGTTCCTGTGCACACATCTTTCCCTTCCATTGATCCGTTCTAATGTTATTCCACGCCCTTGTAACCCTGCAGGTGACATCCTTTCACGTCTGTCTGCTGACACCACCCAGGTGAGCGACCTCATCTCCCAGAATGTCAACATCTTCCTGCGGAGTGTCATTAAGGGCGTTGGcttcttcatcttcatgtttgGCATGTCCTGGAAGCTCACACTGGTGACCATCATGGGATTCCCTTTCATCGGTCTAGTCTCAAAACTTTATGGTGAATACTACAAGGTAAAGTAGTTTTGtctgaatgttcatttctttatagtttGCTTCCAAGAAGTCAGAtattattgtaatttttttaaagtggtcttgagaaaTAGTTATTACTGTTGTTGAGTATTGCAGCATCAACAGTGATCAAGTCAAAGGGAAATGACGACGGAGGCAAAAATGTCCTTAACATTTTGGGAACTTTGTTCCACATTAGGGAACGCGGCAAAACCTTTCCTCATGGGTGCCATTTTTGTTGGGGTACACTTTCTCTCTCAGGGGCTGATGACGCAGCATACGTGCTTCCTTGTggtgacaaataaaatactgtctCTCTGTTAAACAACAATAACCATAATACAGTTCAACACATTGTACAACATGAGTACACATAGGGTGACCAACCGTCCTCTTTTCCTCGGACATGTCCACTTTTCACGTTCTGTCCGGGGGGATTTTCGAGATGGATGAAAATGTCCGGGTTTTCCTATAGACATACAGAGGGACCCATATGTGCGACTTCGTCCCGAAGTAAGTGGTTGTTCCGCGCTCACAGACGGGACAGAGTGCGCAGCGGTGCGCTGAAAAGATGCCACAAGATGCCAAAGCGCAAGTGCATCTTTTCAgacaaactgcaaaacaaatttccctTGTACCATCCCTCAGAATAAATGGGAGGTGGAGTCCACTGTGTGCAGAGCTGGCAAATACGTTTGTGTGTCTAAcaaaggtttaaaaacatataaacaggggtgcacataagtggtccgcaggtgcgcattcgctgtcaaaataaaagacgcgcaccagataagaagttgcaacgcgcgttcgcatacatataaaaggcactgtttttgttCGCTAGGGTGGGATTTTCACTGCATATTCTGCACCAAATCtttgtgcgttcatcatttgtttgaagccagctcacctcctgcaaccacttttccgagaatacgcgcttctttttgCGGTTCgcactccttctgacatttctttggaggtggaggaacaccaaagtaattgcttaaaggagcttgcttcttcgacatctttaagagttctaaacaaatatctgtcttcctccagaaaatcttatgtacgcaaacgtgcgttgcaacttcttatctggtgcgcgccttttattttgacagcgattgcgcacctgcggaccacttatatGCACCT is drawn from Maylandia zebra isolate NMK-2024a linkage group LG12, Mzebra_GT3a, whole genome shotgun sequence and contains these coding sequences:
- the LOC143421446 gene encoding gypsy retrotransposon integrase-like protein 1 translates to MLSVESLPVAEEEVVESSSNKLGDIYTFVAKGSFPQTMNPIRKKNLKRYAQKFIIDEGKLYYVGPKKEEKREVVIESERKRQIFLDCHFSDIGHHLGQKKTVHRIQSKYYWLGIIKDVVDWIKVCETCQHTERNKNQSRTIRPIKVDAPWEIVGIDTIGALPETQRGNKNVTVVIDYFTKWPEAFPVQKTDVASVARCISKCIYRFGAPKMIVCTQNADFCDKVTKVLFERWSITQKVSPVDQPQLNPLHDCTSPLLKEAILQMVSEKQAEWDDFLDPVLFLFRTSTNPTTKFTPYSLMFNRTASLPNENAASRLNRDEPEQDVYSTKEKASAYMSVIQEQQNSVKQLVLANMNAAYKQEKKNAKRKSHNMSPVTFKAADPMFSPREAPSLKKVKEERLYLTFPVETVLATEQSSSEDVKTELVYHLAESDVN